A single window of Paroedura picta isolate Pp20150507F chromosome 8, Ppicta_v3.0, whole genome shotgun sequence DNA harbors:
- the KCNE4 gene encoding potassium voltage-gated channel subfamily E member 4 → MFMMGHANMTYSVLAAVSHSTEMSTAEKSDGNGNEYFYILIVMSFYGVFLMGIMLGYMKSKRKEKKSNLLLLYKDEEREWGQAIKPLSTISDLKAVQIPMMLNMLQESMACTLCSMEGSSVSESSLPDVHLTIQEEAADADLGETAEAPFLNGSSEGSSESIHQSS, encoded by the coding sequence ATGTTCATGATGGGCCATGCCAATATGAcctactctgtccttgctgctgtCAGTCATAGCACTGAAATGTCCACCGCTGAGAAGAGTGACGGGAATGGGAATGAATACTTCTACATCTTGATTGTTATGTCCTTCTATGGAGTCTTTCTCATGGGAATCATGCTGGGCTACATGAAAtccaagaggaaagaaaagaaatccaacCTGTTGCTGCTTTACAAAGATGAAGAGAGAGAGTGGGGCCAAGCCATCAAACCTCTGTCAACCATCTCGGACCTGAAGGCGGTGCAGATCCCAATGATGCTGAACATGCTGCAGGAGAGCATGGCCTGCACCCTCTGCTCCATGGAAGGGAGCAGTGTGAGCGAGTCTTCATTGCCAGATGTTCACCTTACAATCCAAGAGGAAGCAGCAGATGCCGACCTGGGGGAAACGGCGGAAGCTCCTTTTCTGAATGGCAGTAGCGAAGGTTCCTCAGAAAGCATCCACCAAAGTTCCTAG